In one Candidatus Paceibacterota bacterium genomic region, the following are encoded:
- a CDS encoding type II secretion system protein GspK, whose translation MRIAPIICWGDGALDAGFDPRAARCASSALPIPRYRFGPQAGIALVIVMISVTVLTILAAGFAYSMKVETKLARNSNCEAELEWLGRSGVEYARWVLGNSLLNPMQPYDSRDQPWATGYGLLGPTNNPIGEVQKTLTLGRGTITWSITDLESRFNINSPEPVLQQILPQALNLMGVAPGEATPIVNSIFDWIDRDDQTHPEGAEVRDYQAFDPPYLAKDGPIDDLAELLLIRGITPEIYYGLASTNYQPSYYSQQRNRFGRYSDAPPPIAVGLTNLFTPLSSGKVNINTASPEVLQLIPGVDNLIAEAIVSGRSGEDDGSGLMGPYRNVDQVRRVPNIPLEMVRQLQPFCDVRSKTFQVQVDAEVAGYKRTFFAILGRENQNRVQILSFYWK comes from the coding sequence ATGAGAATCGCTCCCATCATTTGCTGGGGCGATGGTGCCCTGGACGCGGGTTTTGACCCCCGCGCCGCGCGTTGCGCTTCGAGTGCGCTCCCTATCCCCCGCTACCGCTTCGGTCCGCAGGCCGGCATCGCCCTGGTGATTGTCATGATCTCCGTCACGGTCCTGACGATTCTGGCGGCGGGTTTTGCCTATTCCATGAAGGTGGAGACCAAGCTGGCCCGGAACTCCAACTGCGAAGCGGAGCTGGAATGGCTGGGGCGTTCTGGTGTCGAATATGCCCGCTGGGTCCTGGGCAACTCGCTGCTGAACCCCATGCAACCCTATGATTCCCGCGACCAGCCCTGGGCAACCGGCTATGGCCTTCTCGGCCCCACCAACAATCCCATCGGCGAAGTCCAGAAGACCCTGACGCTCGGGCGCGGCACGATCACCTGGAGCATCACCGACCTCGAAAGCAGATTCAACATCAACTCCCCCGAGCCTGTCTTGCAACAGATCCTGCCCCAGGCCCTCAACCTGATGGGCGTCGCTCCCGGCGAGGCCACCCCGATCGTAAACTCCATCTTCGACTGGATTGACCGCGACGACCAGACCCACCCCGAGGGCGCCGAGGTCCGGGACTACCAGGCGTTCGACCCTCCTTACCTCGCCAAAGACGGCCCGATTGACGACCTTGCCGAACTCCTCCTCATCAGAGGCATTACTCCGGAGATCTACTACGGCCTGGCTTCGACCAACTACCAGCCTTCCTACTACAGCCAGCAGAGGAATCGCTTTGGCCGGTATTCCGACGCCCCGCCTCCCATCGCCGTCGGCCTGACCAATCTCTTCACGCCCCTTTCCAGCGGCAAGGTCAACATCAACACCGCTTCGCCGGAGGTGCTCCAACTCATCCCGGGCGTGGACAACCTAATCGCCGAAGCGATCGTCTCCGGCCGGTCGGGTGAGGACGACGGTAGTGGCTTAATGGGCCCCTACCGCAATGTGGACCAGGTCCGCCGTGTTCCCAACATCCCCCTCGAAATGGTCAGGCAGCTCCAGCCTTTCTGCGATGTGCGCAGCAAGACTTTCCAGGTGCAGGTGGACGCCGAAGTCGCCGGCTACAAGCGCACCTTCTTCGCCATCCTGGGCCGCGAGAATCAAAACAGGGTCCAAATACTCAGCTTCTACTGGAAGTAG
- a CDS encoding DUF3568 family protein — MKTKISLVLLGALVLVGGCVKTVNDRHAFALSPGKDKFESRYERSVDQVYNAAVDVMKRNGAVERETVISPGTNSVRAIEGKVNARKVWVRVEAVDSKVTSVKVQVRSKSGGTDLNLTQELQKQIAIELASR, encoded by the coding sequence ATGAAAACAAAGATCTCTCTAGTTCTGCTCGGGGCGCTCGTGTTGGTGGGGGGCTGCGTGAAGACAGTGAACGACCGGCATGCGTTCGCGTTGTCCCCCGGAAAAGACAAATTCGAGAGCCGTTATGAACGGTCGGTAGACCAGGTATATAACGCCGCGGTCGACGTGATGAAGCGCAATGGCGCGGTCGAGCGGGAAACCGTTATCAGCCCCGGCACAAATTCGGTGAGGGCCATCGAAGGCAAGGTGAACGCCCGAAAAGTCTGGGTGCGAGTCGAGGCGGTAGATTCGAAAGTCACCTCGGTCAAGGTTCAGGTGCGCTCCAAGAGCGGGGGCACGGATCTGAACCTCACGCAGGAACTCCAGAAGCAAATCGCGATTGAGCTAGCGTCGCGGTAA
- a CDS encoding tetratricopeptide repeat protein yields MSRFVNLELGGESDDQSRQQKALVKDEAHYRAEAQAAFENGEFELALRLYGKVLEFNPHNAAAWGGQVRMLIELGQYREAGLWADKALERFPRDAELLAAKGVALGRSGDLQGALAFSDSAVEEHGDTPYVWLARGDVLLACRESRADYCFQKALQAAPRDWFVAWLGARIRSFYRQFALALKLLQQAVELNATHFLVWLEMGRCQQALGLAGPARHSFEQARQLNPICHEARLALTSLAAMGVGPRLRGWWRRLFNQ; encoded by the coding sequence ATGAGCCGATTTGTTAATCTCGAATTGGGCGGCGAGTCCGATGACCAGTCGCGGCAGCAAAAGGCGCTGGTCAAGGACGAGGCTCACTATCGCGCCGAGGCGCAGGCGGCGTTCGAGAACGGGGAATTTGAGCTAGCGCTGCGGCTGTATGGGAAGGTGCTGGAGTTCAATCCCCACAATGCCGCGGCGTGGGGCGGGCAGGTGCGGATGCTCATCGAGTTGGGCCAGTACCGCGAGGCTGGGCTTTGGGCCGACAAGGCCCTGGAACGGTTTCCCCGGGACGCGGAATTGCTCGCGGCCAAAGGCGTGGCGCTGGGCCGCAGCGGTGATTTGCAAGGGGCGCTGGCGTTTTCGGATTCGGCGGTCGAAGAGCACGGCGACACCCCCTACGTGTGGCTGGCGCGGGGAGACGTGTTGCTGGCGTGCAGGGAGTCGCGGGCGGATTACTGTTTCCAGAAGGCCCTGCAGGCGGCGCCGCGGGATTGGTTCGTGGCCTGGCTGGGGGCGCGGATTCGCAGCTTCTACAGACAATTTGCGCTGGCGCTCAAGCTGTTGCAGCAGGCCGTGGAACTCAATGCCACTCATTTTCTGGTGTGGCTGGAGATGGGCCGCTGCCAGCAGGCGCTCGGGCTGGCAGGTCCGGCCCGGCACTCCTTCGAGCAGGCGCGGCAACTCAATCCAATCTGTCACGAGGCACGACTGGCCTTAACCAGCCTCGCCGCCATGGGCGTTGGGCCCCGCTTGCGTGGCTGGTGGCGGCGTTTATTCAACCAATGA
- the larE gene encoding ATP-dependent sacrificial sulfur transferase LarE produces MPVVSVKYERLRALLRSYGSCLVAYSGGVDSVFLAYAAHEELGDKSLAAIADSPSLPRREFEQALAVARQFRFPVRVVRSREFQNPSYLANPDNRCYFCKHELFTELAPLAKAEGMAVIAYGENASDIGDYRPGAQAAAQFRARAPLKEVGLTKADIRALSAQLGLPTADKPQMACLSSRVPYGEPVSPEKLQMIEQAENVLRDLGFHDVRVRHHELRGTGKGESARPPLHLARIEVGQAEMRKFLENGTSAKVAEVLRQLGYAHITLDLQGYRRGSANEIFSAPIPHSARITDKA; encoded by the coding sequence GTGCCTGTGGTATCGGTAAAGTACGAACGACTGCGCGCGCTCCTGCGTTCCTATGGCTCCTGTCTGGTCGCCTACTCCGGCGGCGTGGACTCGGTCTTTCTTGCCTATGCCGCGCATGAGGAGCTTGGCGACAAGTCTCTCGCCGCCATAGCCGATTCGCCCAGCCTTCCCCGCCGCGAATTCGAGCAGGCCCTGGCCGTCGCCCGCCAGTTCCGGTTCCCGGTCCGGGTCGTCCGCAGCCGTGAATTCCAGAATCCCAGCTACCTGGCCAACCCCGACAACCGGTGTTACTTCTGCAAGCACGAGCTGTTCACCGAGCTCGCGCCGCTGGCCAAAGCCGAGGGGATGGCCGTAATCGCTTATGGTGAAAACGCCAGTGACATTGGCGATTACCGGCCCGGCGCCCAGGCGGCGGCCCAGTTCCGGGCGCGCGCCCCTCTGAAAGAGGTTGGCCTCACCAAAGCGGATATTCGCGCCCTCTCCGCCCAGCTTGGCCTGCCTACTGCCGACAAACCCCAGATGGCCTGCCTCAGTTCGCGGGTCCCCTACGGCGAGCCCGTCAGCCCGGAGAAGCTCCAGATGATCGAGCAGGCCGAGAATGTCCTGCGCGACCTGGGCTTCCACGACGTGCGGGTTAGGCACCACGAATTGCGCGGTACGGGCAAAGGCGAGTCCGCGCGTCCGCCACTGCACCTGGCGCGCATCGAGGTCGGCCAGGCGGAAATGCGCAAGTTCCTGGAGAACGGGACTTCAGCCAAAGTGGCCGAGGTGCTAAGGCAACTCGGCTACGCCCACATCACCCTCGACCTCCAAGGCTACCGTCGTGGGAGCGCCAATGAGATCTTCAGCGCGCCGATTCCACACTCCGCAAGGATCACCGATAAGGCTTAG
- a CDS encoding AAA family ATPase, with translation MNFQTEIETLIRARYPILYIITSEEMRVQKILLEIAARRKKKVFEWTCSTGIVPAGASIQSQKGRISATKEPLVALDLVIDQVEPAIFLFKDFHPFLAPKEFAVIRRLKDLALHLKNSRKTIVLISPVMQIPAELDKEITVVVVPQPGKEELAEQLDQAIEDLRASQQVEVDLDGASRERLLQAALGLTLGEAENVFAKIIVKNQRLSGDAVSEVIAEKQQIIRKSGLLEYYEAEEDFSSVGGLGVLKDWVNKRAVAFTAEAQAFGLPAPKGVLLLGVQGCGKSLCAKAVSRLWQLPLLRFDMGRMFGSLVGSSEENVRRAIAVAESIAPAVLWVDEIDKAFSGSQSSAVVDGGTTARVFGTFLTWLSEKSAPVFVVATANDVSQLPPELLRKGRLDEIFYVDLPQRDERTEIFRIHLAKRNRNPDDFDLRALAAASREFSGAEIEEAIISALYDAFYAQQELATAHVLAALGQTVPLAKTMAEKIAAQRSWAVGRARNASAADLAPGVPEPLPQ, from the coding sequence ATGAACTTCCAGACCGAGATTGAGACCCTCATCCGCGCCCGTTACCCGATCCTCTATATCATCACCAGTGAGGAGATGCGGGTGCAGAAGATCCTGCTGGAGATAGCCGCGCGGCGGAAGAAGAAGGTGTTTGAGTGGACTTGCAGCACCGGGATCGTGCCCGCGGGCGCCTCCATCCAGTCCCAGAAAGGCCGCATTTCTGCCACCAAAGAGCCGTTGGTTGCCCTGGACCTGGTGATTGATCAGGTCGAGCCCGCCATCTTCCTGTTCAAGGACTTTCATCCATTTCTCGCCCCCAAGGAGTTTGCCGTTATTCGCCGCCTTAAAGACCTCGCGCTGCACCTCAAGAACAGCCGCAAGACCATCGTGCTCATCTCGCCGGTCATGCAGATCCCGGCGGAACTCGACAAGGAGATCACGGTGGTGGTCGTCCCCCAGCCGGGCAAAGAAGAGCTGGCGGAGCAACTGGACCAGGCCATCGAGGACTTGCGGGCATCGCAGCAAGTGGAGGTGGACCTGGATGGAGCAAGCCGCGAACGGCTGCTGCAGGCGGCGTTGGGCCTGACGCTGGGCGAAGCGGAAAACGTGTTTGCCAAGATCATCGTCAAGAACCAGCGGCTGAGCGGGGACGCCGTCAGCGAAGTCATCGCTGAGAAGCAGCAGATCATCCGCAAAAGCGGGCTGCTGGAGTATTACGAGGCCGAAGAGGACTTCAGCAGCGTGGGCGGTCTGGGCGTGTTGAAGGACTGGGTGAACAAGCGGGCGGTGGCGTTCACGGCCGAGGCGCAGGCGTTCGGCCTGCCGGCCCCCAAGGGAGTGTTGCTCCTCGGCGTGCAAGGTTGCGGCAAGAGCCTGTGCGCCAAGGCGGTCTCACGCCTCTGGCAACTGCCGCTGCTGCGCTTCGACATGGGCCGCATGTTCGGCAGCCTGGTCGGCTCGTCGGAGGAGAACGTTCGCCGGGCCATCGCCGTCGCGGAATCCATCGCCCCCGCGGTGCTTTGGGTGGACGAGATTGACAAGGCGTTCAGCGGTTCCCAAAGCTCGGCGGTGGTGGATGGCGGCACCACGGCGCGGGTCTTTGGCACGTTTCTGACCTGGCTTTCGGAGAAGAGCGCGCCGGTGTTCGTGGTGGCCACTGCCAACGATGTTTCCCAACTGCCGCCCGAACTGCTGCGCAAAGGACGGCTGGATGAGATCTTCTACGTAGACCTGCCGCAACGCGACGAGCGGACCGAGATCTTCCGCATCCACCTGGCCAAGCGCAATCGCAACCCCGACGACTTCGATCTCCGGGCGCTCGCGGCGGCCAGTCGGGAGTTCAGCGGCGCCGAGATTGAAGAGGCGATTATCAGCGCGCTCTACGATGCGTTCTATGCGCAGCAGGAACTGGCCACCGCGCACGTGCTGGCCGCCCTCGGCCAAACGGTGCCCCTGGCCAAAACGATGGCCGAGAAGATCGCTGCCCAGCGCAGTTGGGCCGTCGGGCGCGCCCGCAACGCCAGCGCGGCGGACCTCGCCCCGGGCGTGCCGGAGCCGCTACCGCAATAG
- a CDS encoding prepilin-type N-terminal cleavage/methylation domain-containing protein, which yields MSLKSRVRGARSPAFTLIEIMIVVGIMGIVMTMGVPIVYKVWRKAPMRKAVADVVEICSNARARAIMQGSPTEVVFYPKVNRVGIAGFGGSPRQAAQDGEIAVVNTPPASGSGTSATLPEEVIIYLLDINMSGVEYRDAEEARVKFFPNGVADEMRMILFDTRDYVGIELETTTGLVNVVPDPLREWSRR from the coding sequence ATGAGCCTGAAGTCGAGAGTTCGGGGTGCAAGGTCGCCGGCCTTCACGCTCATCGAGATCATGATCGTGGTGGGCATCATGGGCATCGTGATGACCATGGGGGTGCCGATTGTCTATAAGGTCTGGCGCAAGGCCCCGATGCGCAAGGCGGTGGCCGACGTGGTGGAAATCTGCAGCAATGCCCGCGCCCGCGCGATCATGCAGGGGTCCCCGACCGAGGTGGTCTTCTATCCGAAAGTGAACCGAGTCGGGATAGCCGGCTTCGGCGGCTCGCCGCGCCAGGCCGCGCAGGATGGCGAGATCGCGGTGGTGAACACGCCGCCGGCTTCAGGTTCCGGCACTTCCGCCACGCTGCCGGAAGAGGTGATCATTTACTTGCTGGACATCAACATGTCCGGCGTGGAGTACCGTGACGCAGAGGAGGCGAGGGTGAAGTTCTTCCCGAACGGCGTCGCCGACGAAATGCGCATGATTCTGTTCGACACGCGCGACTATGTGGGCATCGAACTGGAGACAACCACGGGCCTGGTGAACGTCGTGCCTGATCCGCTTCGGGAGTGGAGCCGGCGATGA
- a CDS encoding RNA polymerase sigma factor: protein MNSCVSEPLAERARPDEPQAGLGSPEFAELYTEHSRPIYYLCLRLLGDPDKAEDATHDVFLRAFRKLGQFRGESSWRTWLYRIAINHCRNLQATWHERHMLSNADEAVWETTPAQTDSPLRVLETRELGERIQETLDGLPTEYRLLLLLVADEQLSYEQVGALTDQSADAVRGKLHRARKAFTVLFRQTE from the coding sequence GTGAACAGTTGCGTGAGCGAGCCGCTGGCAGAACGTGCGCGTCCGGACGAGCCGCAGGCCGGGCTGGGATCGCCGGAATTCGCGGAACTGTACACCGAGCACAGCCGCCCCATCTACTACTTGTGCCTGCGCCTGCTCGGCGATCCGGACAAAGCTGAGGACGCCACCCACGACGTGTTTCTCAGAGCCTTCCGCAAGCTGGGCCAGTTCCGCGGGGAATCCTCCTGGCGCACCTGGCTTTACCGGATTGCGATCAATCATTGCCGCAATCTCCAGGCCACGTGGCACGAGCGGCACATGCTGAGCAACGCCGACGAGGCTGTTTGGGAAACCACACCCGCCCAAACTGATTCCCCCCTGCGGGTGTTGGAAACCAGGGAGTTGGGCGAACGCATTCAGGAGACGCTGGATGGGCTGCCCACGGAATATCGGCTTCTGCTGCTGCTGGTGGCCGACGAACAATTGAGCTATGAACAGGTTGGCGCGCTTACCGATCAGTCCGCCGACGCGGTGCGCGGCAAGCTGCATCGCGCCCGCAAGGCTTTTACCGTCCTGTTCCGGCAAACCGAGTAA
- a CDS encoding outer membrane lipoprotein-sorting protein, with translation MGSGNCVLLLRSCLLLAICASASLGQRHSDSRPAQLDPARGDQEGRALVAELLAQTPERSVTNTGSVRIRDAAGKQREIPARFEVFATPTNWVSVYETLPSPDVSGGIRLTVIHAGQQPNRYELFEPTAAGSAGAVARKLAPHETMIPFAGSDFWVADLGLEFLHWPHQRVLRYEMRHSKSCKVLESINPQPAPDGYARVVSWIMTESPHGIVHADAYDAQGALLKRFDPKNLEKVQGEYQVEEMEIRNRKTGSQTWIKFNLGRD, from the coding sequence ATGGGTTCCGGAAATTGCGTGCTGCTGCTCCGATCCTGCCTGCTGCTGGCAATCTGTGCGTCGGCCTCGCTTGGCCAAAGGCATTCCGATTCCCGCCCCGCTCAGTTGGATCCGGCCCGCGGCGACCAGGAGGGGCGGGCGTTGGTGGCCGAGTTACTGGCCCAAACGCCCGAGCGGAGCGTTACCAACACCGGCTCAGTGCGAATCCGCGACGCCGCGGGCAAGCAACGGGAAATCCCTGCGCGTTTCGAGGTCTTTGCGACGCCAACCAACTGGGTGAGCGTATATGAGACTCTGCCTTCACCGGACGTGTCGGGCGGAATCCGGCTGACGGTAATTCACGCGGGTCAGCAGCCCAACCGGTACGAGCTGTTCGAGCCAACGGCCGCCGGCAGCGCTGGTGCTGTCGCCAGAAAGTTGGCTCCGCATGAGACCATGATTCCCTTCGCCGGCTCGGATTTCTGGGTGGCCGACCTGGGCCTCGAGTTTTTGCACTGGCCGCACCAGCGTGTGCTGAGGTACGAAATGCGCCACAGCAAGTCCTGCAAGGTTCTGGAGAGCATCAACCCACAGCCCGCGCCGGACGGCTATGCGCGGGTGGTGTCGTGGATCATGACCGAGAGCCCGCACGGGATCGTTCATGCGGACGCGTATGACGCCCAGGGAGCACTGCTCAAGCGATTCGATCCCAAGAACCTGGAGAAAGTTCAGGGGGAGTATCAGGTTGAGGAGATGGAAATTCGGAATCGGAAGACCGGGTCCCAGACATGGATCAAGTTTAACCTGGGGCGGGATTGA
- a CDS encoding PilT/PilU family type 4a pilus ATPase: MSTANLDRLFAAASEFDASDLHLVAGVPPAFRVNGEIILAEEDALTEQDVTEIAWGLLNEQQRRKFDDEWELCISLLHRAAGRVRATFYRRNGHPELSFRFCGDRIATREELGLPEKIDDLARKSNGLVLVTGPTGAGKTTTLNYMVDLINSERRCKIVTIEDPIEFVHENKRAIVVQQEVLSDVRSFNRALIHVLRQDPDVLVVGEMRDYEAISTALTAAETGHLVLATMHSPNVSHALERIVGVFEGSAQRQIILQLSNALQGIIAQELLPAADRTRRVLAYELIVANGAVRNLIRESQIHQLENTIQTGRKEGMTLMDNCLYDLYCKCLITYDTAVSRARHPDCIIPKQN, encoded by the coding sequence ATGAGCACGGCAAACCTGGACCGGCTGTTTGCGGCAGCCAGCGAATTCGACGCGTCGGACCTCCACCTCGTGGCGGGGGTGCCGCCTGCTTTCCGCGTCAACGGGGAGATCATCCTCGCCGAAGAGGACGCGCTGACGGAGCAGGACGTGACGGAGATCGCCTGGGGCTTGCTCAACGAGCAGCAGCGAAGGAAGTTCGACGACGAATGGGAGCTGTGCATTTCGTTGCTGCATCGCGCCGCCGGGCGGGTGCGCGCCACGTTCTATCGGCGCAACGGACATCCCGAACTGAGCTTCCGCTTCTGCGGCGATCGCATCGCCACGCGCGAGGAGTTGGGGCTGCCCGAGAAGATCGACGACCTGGCGCGCAAGTCGAACGGGCTGGTCCTGGTCACCGGCCCCACAGGCGCCGGCAAGACGACGACGCTCAATTACATGGTGGACCTGATCAACAGCGAACGCCGGTGCAAGATCGTCACCATCGAGGACCCGATCGAGTTCGTGCACGAGAACAAGCGAGCCATTGTCGTGCAGCAGGAGGTGCTCAGCGACGTGCGCTCCTTCAACCGGGCGCTGATCCACGTGCTGCGGCAGGACCCGGACGTGCTGGTGGTCGGCGAGATGCGGGATTACGAGGCGATCTCGACGGCGCTGACCGCGGCCGAGACCGGACACCTGGTGCTGGCGACGATGCACTCGCCCAACGTCTCCCACGCGCTGGAGCGAATCGTGGGCGTGTTCGAGGGCAGCGCCCAGCGGCAGATCATCCTTCAACTGTCCAACGCCTTGCAGGGCATTATCGCGCAGGAGTTGCTGCCGGCTGCCGACCGCACACGGCGGGTGCTCGCCTACGAGCTGATCGTGGCCAACGGCGCCGTGCGAAACCTGATCCGGGAGAGCCAGATCCACCAGTTGGAGAACACCATCCAGACCGGGCGCAAGGAGGGCATGACGCTGATGGACAACTGCCTCTACGACCTCTATTGCAAGTGCCTGATTACCTACGACACGGCCGTCAGCCGCGCCCGGCACCCCGATTGCATCATTCCGAAGCAGAATTGA
- a CDS encoding type II secretion system protein GspJ has product MKLWFPVRCLPSTRRDRSSRAQSRKSAFTLVEIMIAIGIFALVLAAIYSSWTAILRASKTGLAVAASAQRARITIRVLEDSLGSAQSFAANLPLYYFDAKNGPDASLSFVARLSKSFPRSGKFGDLDVRRVTFSVEASPDGGNQLVLRQNPLVMDLDRDEKEYPLVLAKNVKGFEMQFWATDKNPPDWVDEWEEQKTNQLPALVMLTLRLADNPHSSRVTEEITRIISLPSVTVQPNWQVSSSPPGAPARSDLPPVQGGTPAVGGREGPRTAPVRRP; this is encoded by the coding sequence ATGAAACTCTGGTTCCCAGTCCGTTGCCTGCCCTCCACCAGGAGGGACCGGTCGAGCCGCGCCCAGTCCCGGAAAAGCGCCTTTACTCTGGTGGAGATCATGATCGCCATTGGGATCTTCGCCCTGGTGCTGGCTGCGATCTATTCGAGCTGGACGGCGATCTTGCGCGCTTCCAAGACGGGGCTCGCCGTAGCCGCCTCGGCGCAGCGGGCGCGCATCACCATTCGCGTGCTGGAGGATTCGCTCGGCTCCGCCCAGTCCTTCGCGGCCAACCTGCCTTTGTACTACTTTGACGCCAAAAACGGGCCTGATGCCTCGCTGAGCTTTGTCGCGCGCTTGTCCAAGTCCTTCCCGCGCAGCGGCAAGTTCGGAGACCTGGATGTCCGCCGCGTTACCTTCTCCGTCGAAGCGTCGCCGGATGGCGGCAACCAATTGGTTCTGCGGCAGAACCCGCTGGTGATGGACCTTGACCGGGATGAGAAGGAATACCCGCTGGTGCTGGCCAAGAACGTCAAGGGCTTCGAAATGCAGTTCTGGGCCACAGATAAGAACCCGCCGGATTGGGTGGACGAATGGGAGGAGCAGAAGACCAACCAACTGCCCGCGCTGGTCATGCTTACCTTGCGGCTGGCGGACAACCCTCACTCCTCGCGGGTCACCGAGGAAATCACCCGGATCATCAGCCTGCCGTCGGTGACCGTGCAGCCCAATTGGCAGGTATCCAGCAGCCCGCCCGGCGCCCCGGCCCGCTCTGACCTCCCCCCTGTGCAAGGTGGCACCCCAGCAGTTGGTGGTCGTGAGGGTCCACGCACCGCGCCTGTCAGACGGCCATGA
- a CDS encoding type II secretion system F family protein produces the protein MPQFSYKARRRTGEVVEGVLEVADRSAALVQIERLGLFPVAVDAAKAGAIAAAAERQPGRKTDWRAILPPTLRAAMSKKRKPKLQELGTFTQQLANLLSSGMPLTVALNSMTHLESKGIPADVSRELKQDVMEGRSLSDAMAKQPRIFSDLYVNMVRAGESSGALVEVLRRMADHFERFAQVQSKFTSALVYPAFVSVVGIGIMFFFMSYMLPKFMTIFEGMNVPLPPMTQLLVRISHLFSGYWWLMLAVVIAAVIIFKRFQATEEGRRKIDHWRMNAPVFGKVVKLNIFGQFSRTLSTLLENGVPVLTALKITEQIIPNSIVKEAIAKTREEVTDGKTIAQPLARSKIFPQLMVDLVKIGEDTGDVPGALKNVADTYENELSIALRVMTNMIEPVLIIVMALGVGFLLLSVLSAMFAITANIAR, from the coding sequence ATGCCACAATTCTCTTACAAAGCGCGGCGCCGGACGGGGGAAGTCGTCGAGGGCGTGCTGGAGGTTGCCGATCGCTCGGCGGCCCTGGTTCAGATCGAGCGCCTGGGGCTTTTTCCGGTCGCGGTAGATGCGGCCAAGGCCGGCGCGATTGCGGCGGCGGCTGAACGCCAGCCCGGGCGCAAGACAGATTGGCGCGCGATCCTGCCGCCCACCCTGCGGGCGGCCATGTCCAAGAAGCGCAAACCGAAGCTCCAGGAACTCGGCACCTTCACGCAGCAGTTGGCCAACCTGCTTAGCTCCGGCATGCCGCTGACGGTCGCCCTGAACAGCATGACGCACCTCGAGTCCAAAGGCATCCCGGCGGACGTCAGCCGGGAACTGAAACAGGACGTGATGGAGGGGCGGAGCCTGTCCGATGCCATGGCCAAGCAGCCCCGGATATTCTCCGATCTGTATGTCAACATGGTGCGGGCGGGCGAATCCAGCGGCGCGCTGGTGGAGGTGCTGCGGCGCATGGCCGACCATTTCGAACGGTTCGCCCAGGTGCAGTCGAAGTTCACCTCGGCGCTGGTGTACCCGGCCTTCGTCTCGGTGGTGGGGATCGGCATCATGTTCTTCTTCATGAGCTACATGCTGCCGAAGTTCATGACCATCTTCGAGGGGATGAACGTTCCTTTGCCGCCGATGACCCAGCTCCTCGTCAGGATCAGCCATTTATTCTCGGGCTACTGGTGGCTCATGCTCGCGGTGGTCATTGCCGCGGTGATCATCTTCAAGCGCTTCCAGGCGACTGAAGAAGGCCGCCGCAAGATTGACCACTGGCGCATGAACGCCCCAGTCTTCGGCAAGGTGGTCAAACTCAATATCTTCGGCCAGTTCTCGCGCACCCTCTCCACCCTGCTCGAAAACGGCGTCCCAGTCCTCACCGCCCTGAAGATCACCGAGCAGATCATTCCCAACTCCATCGTGAAGGAAGCCATCGCCAAAACCCGCGAGGAGGTCACCGACGGCAAGACCATCGCCCAGCCGCTCGCGCGCAGCAAAATCTTCCCCCAGCTCATGGTGGACCTGGTCAAGATCGGCGAGGACACCGGCGATGTGCCGGGCGCGCTCAAGAACGTCGCCGACACTTACGAAAACGAACTCAGCATCGCCTTGCGGGTGATGACCAACATGATCGAGCCGGTGCTGATCATCGTCATGGCTCTCGGCGTGGGATTTCTCCTCCTGAGCGTGCTTTCGGCGATGTTTGCGATCACGGCCAACATTGCCCGCTGA